From the genome of Gemmatimonas sp., one region includes:
- a CDS encoding zinc-ribbon domain-containing protein, with protein sequence MTSSNPSGGSAPSAGSGFCSACGAALSAGARFCHRCGTPFGQGMPLTRTPAASGGAASILPWGVAFVALLALVAMVAGKNFGAAKGSGIDGSANSLPTQAVDGASAAPFAQGGGGGAPPNIANLSPSERANRLYTRIMEYAEGGKVDSVSFFAPMAMASHEMLEGPTTDERYHFGRIAEVTNAPVVATAQADTILKATPNNLLGLLLAARAARMTGDNAAAKAFEQRLLKALEPELATRLPDYDMHRAEIDRAAADARRPI encoded by the coding sequence ATGACCTCATCGAATCCTTCCGGGGGCTCGGCCCCTTCCGCCGGCTCGGGTTTCTGCTCGGCCTGTGGCGCGGCGCTCTCCGCCGGCGCGCGCTTTTGTCATCGCTGTGGCACCCCGTTCGGCCAGGGAATGCCCCTCACCCGCACGCCGGCCGCCTCCGGTGGAGCCGCGTCGATCCTGCCCTGGGGTGTTGCGTTTGTGGCCCTGCTGGCCCTCGTCGCCATGGTCGCGGGCAAGAACTTCGGCGCCGCCAAGGGTTCGGGCATCGACGGGTCGGCCAACTCGCTGCCGACACAGGCAGTTGACGGCGCCAGTGCCGCACCCTTCGCTCAGGGAGGTGGTGGCGGCGCGCCACCGAACATCGCCAACCTCTCGCCCAGCGAACGCGCCAACCGGCTGTACACGCGCATCATGGAGTACGCCGAGGGCGGCAAGGTCGACTCGGTCTCTTTCTTTGCACCGATGGCCATGGCGTCGCACGAAATGCTCGAAGGGCCCACCACCGACGAGCGCTATCACTTCGGCCGCATTGCCGAAGTAACCAACGCGCCCGTCGTCGCCACGGCGCAGGCCGATACCATCCTCAAGGCCACGCCCAACAACCTGCTCGGCCTGCTCCTCGCCGCCCGCGCGGCCCGGATGACCGGTGACAACGCAGCCGCCAAGGCGTTCGAACAGCGCTTGCTCAAGGCCCTCGAGCCGGAACTCGCCACCCGGCTGCCCGACTACGACATGCACCGCGCCGAGATCGACCGCGCCGCCGCGGACGCCCGTCGTCCCATCTGA
- a CDS encoding superoxide dismutase, which produces MSVRSLFARADEVLAQRYPFVLPALGYAAKALEPAIDAQTMTIHHDRHHAAYVTNLNKALDAFPDLHQYTLGELLMGMRKWPAAAQAAIRNNGGGHANHALYWGLLAPGSATSTAPSGPLGEMLARDFATLDACKAALKAAGLAQFGSGWAWLVKTATSRLAVRGLPNQDSPLLDGELPIVGLDVWEHAYYLKYQNRRADYLDAVLARINWDVAGAQLQR; this is translated from the coding sequence ATGAGTGTTCGTTCGTTGTTCGCGCGGGCCGATGAGGTGCTGGCGCAGCGGTATCCGTTCGTGCTGCCGGCGCTGGGTTACGCGGCGAAGGCGCTCGAGCCGGCGATCGATGCGCAGACCATGACGATTCACCACGATCGTCATCATGCGGCGTACGTGACGAATCTGAACAAGGCACTGGACGCGTTTCCCGACTTGCATCAGTACACGCTGGGCGAGCTGCTGATGGGAATGCGCAAGTGGCCGGCGGCGGCGCAGGCGGCGATCCGCAACAACGGTGGCGGCCATGCCAATCACGCGTTGTACTGGGGCTTGCTGGCGCCCGGCAGCGCCACCTCGACGGCGCCGAGCGGTCCGTTGGGCGAGATGCTCGCGCGCGATTTCGCGACGCTCGATGCGTGCAAGGCGGCGCTCAAGGCCGCCGGACTCGCGCAGTTCGGCTCGGGGTGGGCGTGGCTGGTGAAGACGGCCACGAGCCGGCTCGCGGTGCGGGGGCTGCCGAACCAGGACTCACCGTTGCTGGACGGCGAGCTGCCGATCGTCGGTCTCGACGTGTGGGAGCACGCGTACTACTTGAAGTATCAGAACCGTCGGGCCGACTATCTCGATGCGGTGCTGGCGCGCATCAACTGGGATGTGGCGGGGGCGCAGTTGCAGCGATAA
- a CDS encoding GAF domain-containing protein has protein sequence MAPQRIPERLTQLVHDLANSALSTPELYVRLAETARELVEASGACVLEIAGESFCVTAPTGATELSSGATFPIAEAPSVFRDVVETKRPQSTSDRQSDLRVDPHPRHPLDVQQLALAPILLSGHVVGLLACIDTRHGAFNDADLALLEHVAAHGAMVMRSSALVRQAEAAASDARARAEDAARAARGNAVLVKTARSLADATTPDALYRGLAEILGGELRAHGFAVYAADPQLRTARFEHQWGVASFPRTRLESAFWRTRLGDVVLNSTPIFVEDLRAESNLDDIGQALVEAGVYSLALLPLVLEERAQGVLAIRYLGTRHFDDDERELLSNLATQVSLAFRNTLQLGELERRADRFALLARAQQQLTQLTSEESLPKEIAEAVHLVIPCDVIDVLAFGAEGLQRVLHMEAGRVISTDPVTLTDAQLATSTALTGIPRVASHLTAGADVARSTMELCAAVRFGQRSAGVIRLLGAKRDAFVLQDLDLLTIMARHAGTAVETARLFALQDFQRQRAEGAAELARVTLQAVSLADGATELLQVLDRFVPSIGKAIGVARARDGHIEYIATSGTLDVFKGQRPAGSRGVQDVAPDGRPAELASLRDVAPASVADSLPDEWALAVPLASRERSLGVLLVTAPRSAPLRQRDRITLERLSASLALALDALLLDEEERLAREREHLLATAITTIDHPIFILDRVGVRYANPAAAREYEWTQVELMEMQFEQLVSGQDAREGMREADGLLESGVRLSHDVHRRRDGSEFPAAVTISPLTGHDGELLGQVVSVRNVSQDRRLEEQLRHTEKMVALGELVAGVAHEINNPLTGISAFAQILLEEELGDDQRESVQLIKQESDRAKTVIKDLLLFARKTERGAGPVDINEVIEQTVRLRAYPLRSAGVKVDLQLDPTAPRIGGDSQKLQQVLLNLIGNAEHAMAGRDERRLVIRTTHDGDHVTITAVDTGVGMTADVRRRIFEPFYTTKPAGVGTGLGLSVSYGIIHAHGGTIGVESEPDVGSTVTITLPAVPSERP, from the coding sequence ATGGCGCCACAACGTATTCCCGAGCGGCTTACGCAGCTCGTGCACGACCTCGCCAACAGCGCGCTGAGCACCCCTGAGCTGTATGTGCGCCTGGCCGAAACCGCTCGCGAACTCGTCGAAGCGTCCGGTGCCTGCGTACTCGAGATCGCCGGCGAAAGCTTCTGCGTCACGGCCCCCACGGGTGCTACCGAGCTCTCCAGCGGGGCGACCTTTCCGATCGCCGAGGCCCCCTCGGTCTTCCGGGACGTCGTTGAGACGAAGCGTCCCCAGTCCACCAGCGACCGGCAGAGCGATCTCCGAGTCGACCCGCACCCGCGGCATCCGCTCGACGTCCAGCAGCTGGCGCTCGCACCGATCCTCCTCTCGGGTCACGTCGTCGGCCTGCTCGCCTGCATCGACACCCGCCACGGCGCATTCAACGACGCCGACCTCGCGTTGCTCGAGCACGTGGCAGCCCACGGCGCGATGGTCATGCGAAGCAGCGCGCTGGTGCGACAGGCCGAGGCGGCGGCCAGCGATGCCCGCGCTCGCGCCGAGGACGCCGCCCGCGCCGCCCGCGGGAATGCCGTTCTCGTCAAGACGGCCCGCTCGCTCGCCGATGCCACCACGCCCGACGCGCTCTATCGCGGACTGGCCGAAATCCTTGGCGGGGAACTGCGCGCCCACGGCTTCGCGGTCTATGCGGCCGATCCACAGCTCAGGACGGCGCGCTTCGAGCACCAGTGGGGTGTCGCCAGCTTCCCGCGCACCCGTCTCGAATCCGCCTTCTGGCGCACCCGACTGGGCGACGTGGTGCTCAACTCCACCCCGATATTCGTCGAGGACTTGAGAGCCGAGTCCAACCTCGACGACATCGGTCAGGCCCTCGTCGAAGCGGGCGTCTATTCCCTCGCCCTGCTGCCCTTGGTGCTCGAAGAGCGGGCTCAGGGCGTGCTCGCCATCCGCTATCTCGGCACGCGACATTTTGACGACGATGAGCGCGAGCTGCTGTCCAACCTGGCCACGCAGGTCTCGCTCGCGTTCCGCAACACGCTGCAGTTGGGCGAGCTCGAACGACGCGCCGACCGCTTCGCACTGCTGGCGCGCGCCCAGCAGCAGCTTACCCAGCTCACAAGCGAAGAAAGTCTACCAAAAGAGATCGCCGAAGCCGTGCATCTCGTGATACCGTGTGACGTGATCGATGTCCTCGCCTTCGGCGCCGAAGGGCTGCAGCGCGTGCTGCACATGGAGGCTGGCCGGGTCATTTCCACCGACCCGGTCACCCTCACGGATGCTCAACTCGCCACGTCAACAGCACTGACCGGCATCCCGCGCGTTGCGTCACATCTCACAGCGGGCGCCGATGTCGCGCGCAGTACGATGGAACTCTGCGCCGCCGTTCGCTTCGGTCAGCGCAGCGCCGGCGTAATCCGGTTGCTCGGCGCCAAACGCGACGCCTTTGTGCTGCAGGATCTCGACCTGCTGACCATCATGGCGCGTCACGCCGGGACCGCCGTCGAAACCGCACGGCTGTTCGCGCTGCAGGATTTCCAGCGCCAACGCGCCGAAGGCGCTGCGGAGTTGGCGAGAGTCACGCTGCAGGCCGTCTCGCTGGCCGACGGCGCAACGGAATTGCTGCAGGTGCTCGACCGCTTTGTCCCCTCGATCGGCAAGGCGATCGGCGTGGCCCGCGCGCGAGATGGACACATCGAATACATCGCGACCAGTGGCACGCTGGACGTCTTCAAGGGACAACGGCCGGCTGGCTCGCGGGGCGTACAGGACGTGGCACCTGATGGCCGTCCCGCCGAACTGGCCAGCCTTCGCGACGTCGCCCCCGCTAGCGTGGCCGACTCCCTTCCCGACGAATGGGCGCTGGCGGTGCCGCTCGCCTCGCGCGAACGCAGCCTCGGCGTGTTGCTGGTGACGGCCCCGCGTTCCGCGCCGCTTCGACAGCGCGATCGCATCACCCTGGAACGGCTGTCCGCCTCGCTCGCTCTCGCCCTCGACGCCCTGCTGCTCGACGAGGAAGAGCGCCTCGCCCGCGAGCGCGAGCATCTGCTCGCCACCGCGATCACCACGATCGACCACCCGATTTTCATTCTCGATCGCGTGGGTGTGCGCTATGCCAACCCAGCCGCCGCACGCGAATACGAGTGGACGCAGGTGGAGCTCATGGAAATGCAGTTCGAGCAACTCGTTTCCGGACAAGATGCCCGCGAAGGCATGCGCGAGGCCGATGGCTTGCTTGAATCAGGCGTGCGCCTGTCGCACGACGTGCACCGCCGACGCGATGGCAGTGAATTTCCCGCCGCCGTCACGATCAGCCCGCTCACCGGACACGACGGCGAGCTGCTCGGACAGGTGGTCAGCGTACGCAACGTCAGTCAGGACCGACGTCTCGAAGAGCAGCTGCGACATACCGAAAAGATGGTCGCCCTAGGCGAACTCGTGGCTGGCGTCGCGCACGAGATCAACAATCCGCTCACGGGGATTTCCGCCTTCGCGCAGATCCTGCTCGAGGAAGAGCTTGGGGACGACCAACGGGAATCGGTGCAACTGATCAAGCAGGAAAGTGACCGCGCCAAAACTGTGATCAAGGATCTGCTGCTGTTCGCCCGCAAGACCGAGCGTGGGGCGGGTCCGGTGGATATCAACGAGGTGATCGAGCAGACCGTCCGGCTCCGGGCATACCCGCTGCGCAGCGCCGGCGTGAAGGTTGATCTGCAGCTCGATCCCACCGCGCCACGCATCGGAGGCGACTCGCAGAAGCTGCAGCAAGTCCTCCTCAACCTGATCGGCAACGCCGAACATGCGATGGCCGGGCGGGACGAGCGACGGCTGGTCATCCGGACCACGCACGACGGCGACCACGTCACCATTACCGCGGTCGACACGGGTGTCGGCATGACAGCCGATGTGCGCCGACGCATCTTCGAGCCGTTCTACACCACCAAACCGGCCGGCGTCGGCACGGGGCTCGGCCTCAGCGTCAGCTACGGTATCATTCACGCACACGGCGGAACGATCGGCGTCGAGTCCGAGCCCGACGTGGGATCGACCGTCACCATCACTCTCCCCGCCGTGCCTTCCGAGCGACCATGA
- a CDS encoding HD domain-containing phosphohydrolase — MTSLPGHDPIVAIEAAGAALAQDSLRRILVVDDESTIRLALSRFLRTRGFEVEVADSGAAALEMLGQHRFSLMLCDLRMPGITGLDVVPRALSIDEDLGIIMLTAVNDAASATEALSSGAFDYLTKPVELPDLQAAVERAMMRRVRTVERRAVDRLIREEVALRTVQLEREKGALRLMTVSVAETLINAMEAKDVYLRGHSQRVAEIAAAIATHLELETATVDGIHTAGRLHDVGKIGIREVVLNKPGPLTHEEFAHVKDHVRIGLDILSPLHHLGDALLFIRDHHEHWDGSGYPFGRAADDITIGGRILTAADAFDALTSQRAYREPMTADTTLDYLRTQAGRLLEPRIYDALNAVVRGGTVEGIPRVK; from the coding sequence ATGACCAGCCTTCCGGGACACGATCCGATCGTAGCGATCGAAGCCGCCGGTGCCGCGCTGGCACAGGATTCCCTGCGCCGCATTCTGGTCGTCGACGACGAGTCCACGATCCGGCTGGCGCTGAGTCGTTTTCTGCGCACGCGCGGGTTCGAAGTGGAAGTGGCCGACTCCGGAGCGGCGGCGCTCGAGATGCTCGGCCAGCACCGCTTCTCGTTGATGCTCTGCGATCTTCGGATGCCCGGCATCACCGGCCTCGACGTCGTACCGCGCGCCCTCTCGATCGACGAGGATCTCGGCATCATCATGCTGACCGCGGTCAATGATGCCGCCAGCGCCACCGAGGCGCTCTCCAGCGGGGCGTTCGACTACCTCACCAAGCCCGTCGAACTCCCCGACCTACAGGCCGCCGTGGAGCGGGCCATGATGCGCCGGGTGCGCACTGTCGAACGACGCGCAGTCGACCGGCTCATTCGCGAGGAGGTGGCCCTGCGCACCGTGCAGCTCGAGCGCGAGAAGGGGGCACTCCGCCTGATGACCGTGAGCGTGGCCGAGACACTCATCAACGCGATGGAAGCGAAGGACGTCTACTTGCGCGGGCACTCGCAGCGGGTGGCGGAGATCGCCGCCGCCATCGCCACGCACCTCGAGCTCGAAACAGCCACCGTGGACGGCATCCACACCGCCGGGCGGCTGCACGACGTGGGCAAGATCGGGATCCGTGAAGTGGTCCTCAACAAGCCGGGCCCCCTCACGCATGAGGAGTTCGCGCACGTCAAGGATCATGTACGGATCGGTCTCGACATCCTCTCGCCGCTCCACCACCTTGGCGACGCGCTCCTGTTCATCCGCGACCACCACGAGCACTGGGATGGCAGTGGCTACCCGTTTGGGCGCGCCGCCGACGACATCACGATCGGCGGGCGGATTCTCACGGCGGCCGACGCGTTCGACGCCCTCACCTCGCAACGTGCCTATCGGGAGCCGATGACCGCCGACACGACCCTCGATTACCTGCGCACGCAGGCGGGGCGTCTGCTCGAGCCGCGCATCTACGACGCGCTCAATGCCGTCGTTCGCGGCGGAACCGTGGAAGGAATTCCGCGCGTGAAGTAA
- a CDS encoding ATP-binding protein, which yields MPPDEQPPFARRLLDALPLTVWSVDLDGRITAANSAWSTFARDNGAPGIATEAAVLGRSVFDSVSDDPSREQIERAMALLRERRVPVVRWEFPCSSPNEERVFLMQVTAIDDGQQVSGFVFSTVDITPSHRSREALINTGIALAEAISLDRVYEEVAHQLLRAVPSTGFVIALADDDTAEFRITHRQGYDAHTSRQLEVRLLRTWLDALATGNVARQSTNVGLEITAPLITAEGVLGAITLYAEPIESEQALEEAERVLAVIAAQTAVAIERAWLVRRVESKRRLEAIGEVAAGVAHELRNPLFGISSAAQLLQFRAKEDPVVEKNVGRILREVERLNRMVTSLLEFGRPNAAHLVPADPESVWDDILDGERARLEARQLSIRRVRPEHPVRSLIDLEQLGQVCRNILVNACDAAPEGSELVLISQVSPVGGWRCRLANGGPAIPPDVLPHVFEFFYSTKAGGTGIGLALCQRIMDEHGGTISIDSVPEAGTTLTLTLPPTAAT from the coding sequence ATGCCGCCCGACGAGCAGCCGCCGTTCGCGCGGCGGCTGCTCGACGCGCTGCCGCTCACCGTGTGGTCCGTCGATCTCGACGGACGCATCACGGCGGCGAATAGCGCATGGTCGACGTTCGCAAGAGACAACGGAGCGCCCGGCATTGCCACGGAAGCGGCGGTGCTCGGGCGCTCTGTGTTCGACAGCGTCTCCGACGACCCCTCGCGCGAGCAGATCGAGCGCGCCATGGCGCTCCTGCGTGAACGGCGCGTGCCGGTTGTCCGCTGGGAGTTCCCCTGCAGCTCGCCGAACGAGGAACGCGTGTTCCTCATGCAGGTCACCGCCATCGACGACGGCCAACAGGTGTCCGGATTCGTCTTCTCAACGGTGGACATCACGCCGAGTCACCGCTCGCGGGAAGCGCTGATCAATACCGGCATCGCTCTCGCCGAAGCGATCTCGCTCGATCGTGTCTACGAAGAAGTCGCGCACCAGCTGCTCCGCGCCGTCCCCTCCACCGGTTTCGTCATCGCCCTCGCCGACGATGACACCGCCGAGTTCCGTATCACCCACCGGCAAGGCTACGACGCGCATACCAGCAGGCAGCTCGAAGTCCGCCTGCTTCGCACCTGGCTCGACGCGCTCGCCACCGGCAACGTGGCCCGACAGTCCACGAACGTCGGTCTCGAGATCACCGCCCCGCTGATTACCGCCGAAGGTGTCCTCGGCGCGATCACCCTCTATGCCGAGCCGATCGAGTCCGAACAGGCGCTCGAAGAGGCGGAACGCGTGCTGGCCGTGATCGCGGCGCAGACGGCCGTGGCCATCGAGCGCGCCTGGTTGGTGCGACGCGTGGAGTCGAAGCGTCGGCTCGAAGCGATCGGCGAGGTGGCCGCAGGCGTTGCCCATGAACTGCGAAATCCGCTGTTCGGTATCTCCTCCGCCGCCCAGCTGCTCCAGTTCCGCGCGAAGGAAGACCCCGTGGTCGAGAAGAACGTCGGCCGCATCCTGCGCGAAGTCGAACGACTCAACCGCATGGTGACGTCGCTCCTCGAGTTCGGCCGCCCGAACGCGGCGCATCTCGTGCCCGCCGATCCGGAATCGGTGTGGGACGACATTCTCGACGGCGAACGCGCCCGCCTCGAGGCTCGCCAGCTCTCGATTCGCCGGGTGCGGCCGGAGCATCCCGTACGCAGTCTGATCGACCTCGAGCAGCTGGGACAGGTCTGCCGCAATATCCTCGTGAACGCCTGCGACGCGGCTCCAGAAGGATCGGAACTCGTGCTCATCTCGCAGGTATCGCCGGTGGGCGGCTGGCGCTGCCGCCTGGCGAATGGCGGTCCGGCCATCCCACCCGATGTCCTGCCGCATGTGTTCGAGTTCTTCTACTCCACCAAAGCCGGCGGCACCGGCATCGGGCTGGCGCTCTGCCAGCGCATCATGGACGAGCACGGCGGCACGATCAGCATCGATAGCGTCCCCGAAGCCGGTACCACGCTCACCCTTACGCTTCCCCCCACGGCGGCCACGTGA
- the glnA gene encoding type I glutamate--ammonia ligase has product MPIQSRSLVPPALTGATATDILELAEAHQVRFLRLQFTDILGVIKNVEIPSSQFRKALQGDIMFDGSSIEGFVRVEESDMLLAPDLTTFQIFPWGDPAARVGRVICDVNRPDGTAFEGDPRWVLKRQVARAAELGFVMNAGMEAEFFLFKPTADGRPATDTHDVGGYFDLAPMDLGEDARRAIVDALEQMGFEVEAAHHEVAHGQHEIDFRYADALRTADNIATFRFVVKQVARQFGLIASFMPKPVFGQNGSGMHTHQSLFTAGQNAFWDPQREWALSLTALHYIGGLLKHARALCAVTNPLVNSYKRLVPGFEAPVNVAWSMRNRSPMIRVPERRGMGTRLELRTPDPSANPYLALTAMLAAGLDGIETRADWREPVNTNIWEMSFRERRRLRVDDLPQDLSEACDELEKNDVMREALGEHITEQFLAAKRSEWREYNQQVSAWELERYLAKY; this is encoded by the coding sequence GTGCCGATTCAGAGTCGTTCTCTCGTTCCGCCTGCCCTGACGGGCGCCACCGCCACCGATATCCTCGAGTTGGCGGAGGCGCACCAAGTGCGCTTTCTGCGGCTGCAATTCACGGATATCCTGGGCGTCATCAAAAACGTCGAGATTCCGTCGTCGCAGTTCAGGAAGGCGCTGCAGGGCGACATCATGTTCGACGGATCGAGCATCGAAGGTTTCGTGCGGGTCGAGGAGTCGGACATGCTGCTCGCTCCCGATCTCACCACCTTTCAGATCTTTCCGTGGGGAGATCCGGCGGCGCGGGTAGGCCGCGTGATCTGCGATGTGAACCGACCGGACGGCACCGCGTTCGAAGGCGATCCGCGCTGGGTGCTGAAGCGCCAGGTGGCGCGGGCGGCCGAGCTGGGCTTCGTGATGAACGCCGGCATGGAGGCGGAGTTCTTCTTGTTCAAGCCCACGGCTGATGGCCGACCGGCGACTGACACGCACGATGTGGGCGGGTACTTCGATCTGGCACCGATGGATCTCGGTGAAGATGCGCGTCGCGCGATCGTGGATGCGCTGGAGCAGATGGGTTTCGAGGTGGAAGCGGCGCATCATGAAGTCGCGCACGGGCAACATGAGATCGATTTCCGGTACGCCGACGCGCTGCGCACGGCCGACAACATCGCCACGTTCCGCTTCGTGGTGAAGCAGGTGGCGCGTCAGTTCGGCTTGATTGCGTCGTTCATGCCGAAGCCGGTGTTCGGACAGAACGGCAGCGGCATGCACACGCACCAGTCACTGTTTACCGCGGGCCAGAATGCGTTCTGGGATCCGCAGCGCGAGTGGGCATTGAGCCTGACGGCGCTGCACTACATCGGCGGGCTGCTGAAGCATGCGCGCGCGTTGTGCGCGGTGACGAATCCGCTGGTGAACTCCTATAAGCGCCTCGTCCCGGGTTTCGAAGCGCCGGTGAACGTGGCGTGGAGCATGCGCAATCGCTCGCCGATGATTCGCGTACCGGAACGACGTGGCATGGGCACGCGACTGGAGCTGCGGACTCCGGATCCGAGTGCCAACCCGTATCTTGCCCTCACGGCGATGCTGGCCGCCGGCTTGGACGGTATCGAGACGCGCGCGGACTGGCGCGAGCCGGTGAACACGAACATCTGGGAGATGTCGTTCCGCGAGCGTCGTCGGCTGCGCGTGGACGATCTCCCGCAGGATCTCAGTGAAGCGTGCGATGAGTTGGAGAAGAACGACGTCATGCGGGAAGCGCTGGGCGAGCACATCACGGAGCAGTTCCTGGCCGCGAAGCGTTCCGAGTGGCGCGAATACAATCAGCAGGTGAGCGCGTGGGAGCTCGAACGCTACCTCGCGAAGTACTGA
- a CDS encoding response regulator yields MNNSNDAIKSVLIVEDEQSIRDILVELFDVEGNVVSSAELLPEALERLRTQRFDLVVTDLRLGGKRDGGLQVMALAGMLSPDAMVLVLTAYPDDSNRQASFRLGALHFLEKPVDLATIAQYATTVGVRSAFAPAVRE; encoded by the coding sequence ATGAACAACTCGAACGATGCCATCAAGTCCGTCCTCATCGTTGAAGACGAGCAGTCTATTCGCGACATCCTCGTTGAGCTGTTCGACGTGGAAGGCAACGTCGTCAGTTCGGCGGAGCTGCTGCCCGAGGCGCTCGAGCGTCTCCGCACGCAGCGCTTCGACCTCGTCGTTACCGACCTTCGGCTCGGCGGCAAGCGCGATGGTGGATTGCAGGTGATGGCGTTGGCCGGGATGCTTTCGCCCGACGCGATGGTGTTGGTGCTCACGGCGTATCCAGACGATTCCAACCGACAAGCGTCGTTCCGCCTGGGCGCGCTGCACTTCCTGGAGAAGCCGGTCGACCTCGCCACGATCGCGCAGTACGCCACGACCGTTGGCGTCCGATCCGCCTTTGCACCGGCGGTCCGCGAGTAA
- a CDS encoding sigma-54 dependent transcriptional regulator, whose protein sequence is MTLSLLVIDDDETVRSTLVEFFETFGFTARGASTATEGRRLAAEHAPDVVLLDLRLPDADGVRALEALRADDPDLAVIVLTGYADVRTAVAAMQHGAADLLEKPVDLELLAAAVTRAAERGRLRQEVAVLRAQGRTQATPPAMAPTVSDLIDLAARNPDAPILLQGETGTGKGYIARQIHDRSVRNLSPFVEVNCASLSATFFESELFGHERGAFTDARQAKRGLLEVAGEGTVFLDEIAELSAEVQPRLLKVLEERTFRRLGGTTMLRSSARVVVATHQSLADAVAEKRFRADLYYRLQVLTITLPPLRERQDEILTMAMAMLPKGSSLTNEAEDALATYRWPGNIRELKNTIWRAAILAEGRPIEPSHLGLPVPPTPTNPVRVVPNDPRTLEQAEHQAIREALAASGGNRTHAARLLGIARSTLLEKLKRYPTDGA, encoded by the coding sequence GTGACGTTGTCCTTGCTCGTGATCGACGACGACGAAACGGTGCGCTCGACCCTGGTCGAATTCTTCGAGACGTTTGGCTTCACGGCGCGCGGGGCGTCTACCGCCACCGAAGGCCGACGTCTGGCTGCCGAGCACGCGCCCGATGTGGTGCTGCTCGATCTGCGCCTCCCCGATGCCGACGGCGTTCGCGCCCTTGAGGCGCTCCGAGCCGACGACCCCGACTTGGCCGTCATCGTGCTCACCGGATACGCCGACGTGCGCACCGCCGTCGCCGCCATGCAGCACGGCGCGGCGGATCTCCTCGAGAAGCCAGTCGATCTCGAACTGCTTGCTGCCGCCGTCACCCGCGCCGCCGAACGGGGTCGGCTTCGGCAGGAAGTGGCCGTACTTCGCGCGCAGGGGCGCACACAGGCGACGCCACCGGCGATGGCCCCCACGGTCTCCGATCTCATCGATCTCGCCGCCAGGAACCCCGACGCCCCTATCCTCCTGCAGGGCGAAACGGGTACCGGCAAGGGGTACATCGCGCGGCAGATTCATGATCGTTCGGTGCGGAACCTTTCACCGTTCGTCGAGGTCAACTGCGCCTCCCTTTCCGCGACGTTCTTCGAAAGTGAATTGTTCGGCCATGAACGAGGGGCGTTTACCGATGCACGTCAGGCCAAGCGCGGCCTCCTTGAAGTGGCTGGCGAAGGCACCGTTTTTCTCGATGAGATCGCCGAGCTGAGTGCAGAGGTGCAGCCCCGACTCCTCAAGGTGTTGGAGGAACGCACGTTCCGACGACTCGGGGGCACGACGATGCTGCGGTCGTCCGCCAGGGTCGTCGTTGCCACGCACCAGTCGCTGGCCGACGCCGTGGCCGAGAAGCGGTTTCGCGCCGACCTGTACTACCGGTTGCAGGTGTTGACGATCACGCTCCCACCATTGCGCGAGCGGCAGGACGAAATTCTGACGATGGCCATGGCGATGCTCCCCAAAGGCAGTTCGCTCACGAACGAAGCAGAGGATGCGTTAGCCACCTATCGCTGGCCCGGTAACATTCGGGAGCTCAAAAACACGATCTGGCGCGCCGCCATCCTTGCCGAAGGCCGACCCATCGAGCCCTCGCACCTCGGCTTGCCCGTGCCCCCGACGCCGACGAACCCGGTGCGCGTGGTACCGAACGATCCGCGCACGCTGGAGCAAGCCGAGCATCAGGCCATCCGCGAAGCGCTGGCGGCGAGTGGCGGCAATCGGACCCATGCGGCCCGCCTTCTGGGGATTGCCCGTTCCACCCTGCTCGAGAAGCTCAAACGCTATCCGACCGACGGCGCGTGA